The following are from one region of the Halomonas qaidamensis genome:
- a CDS encoding MATE family efflux transporter — protein MRIWTLAWPIILSNITVPLLGLVDTAVVGHLPDSRYLAAVTLGATLFSFLYWGFGFLRMGTTGLVAQAIGREAHSDVRNLLGQSLIMAFVIGALLIIFGSPLISLGLWLLDGSEAATPLAREYAEIRLWSAPAVLANYAILGWFLGQQNARVTLMILVLTNSVNIVLDLWFVVGLGMTSGGVALASVIADYSALTFGGYLVLRQLGHLEGCFQRQRLLVLSAYSALFSVNANLFVRTLGLLFAMAFFTAQGARQGDTVLAANAVLLQFIMLTSYALDGFAHAAESLVGRAYGRRDWGEFAATVRAAARFSLWTATAATLAFALGGNYLVALLTGLAEVRATAASYLPWMIVMPLIAVWSYLLDGVFIGTTAVREMRNSIFTGLAVYLPAWWLFQGLGNHGLWLAFSLFMLTRSAVLIAYYYHYRQRHWCPQN, from the coding sequence GTGCGTATTTGGACCCTTGCTTGGCCCATTATTCTTTCGAATATAACCGTTCCCTTATTGGGCCTGGTTGATACGGCGGTCGTCGGGCATCTGCCCGACTCTCGCTATTTGGCTGCCGTGACCCTCGGTGCAACGCTATTTAGCTTCCTCTACTGGGGATTTGGTTTTCTACGCATGGGCACCACCGGCCTAGTGGCCCAGGCAATTGGGCGCGAAGCGCATAGCGATGTGCGCAACTTGCTAGGTCAGTCACTCATTATGGCGTTCGTTATTGGCGCACTGCTGATTATCTTTGGCTCGCCGCTGATTTCGCTCGGCCTATGGCTGTTAGATGGCAGCGAAGCGGCGACGCCACTGGCACGTGAGTATGCTGAAATACGGCTTTGGTCAGCCCCGGCAGTGCTTGCGAACTACGCCATCCTCGGTTGGTTTTTGGGCCAACAGAATGCCCGCGTCACGCTAATGATTTTAGTGCTGACCAACAGCGTCAATATCGTGCTCGATCTTTGGTTTGTGGTGGGGCTAGGAATGACCAGCGGCGGCGTTGCCCTGGCCAGCGTAATTGCCGACTATAGCGCGCTCACCTTTGGTGGCTATTTAGTCCTACGCCAGCTTGGCCATCTGGAAGGCTGCTTTCAACGGCAGCGTCTTTTGGTGCTGTCAGCCTATTCAGCGCTATTTAGTGTTAACGCCAATTTGTTTGTGCGCACCTTAGGGCTGCTGTTTGCCATGGCCTTTTTTACCGCTCAAGGAGCGCGCCAGGGCGACACTGTATTAGCCGCTAATGCCGTGCTGTTGCAATTTATTATGCTGACTAGCTATGCACTCGATGGCTTCGCCCACGCGGCGGAATCGCTGGTGGGGCGCGCCTATGGGCGCCGAGACTGGGGTGAATTTGCCGCAACCGTTCGAGCGGCTGCGCGTTTCTCGTTATGGACAGCCACGGCAGCCACCCTTGCCTTCGCATTAGGCGGAAATTACTTAGTCGCCCTGCTGACAGGGCTAGCAGAAGTTCGTGCTACCGCCGCGAGCTACCTGCCGTGGATGATAGTGATGCCATTGATTGCCGTATGGAGCTATTTACTCGACGGCGTCTTTATTGGCACTACCGCCGTGCGCGAAATGCGCAACAGCATTTTTACCGGTTTAGCAGTTTACTTACCTGCTTGGTGGCTTTTTCAAGGGCTTGGCAACCATGGTTTGTGGCTAGCCTTTTCGCTCTTTATGCTCACACGCTCAGCGGTACTGATTGCCTACTATTACCACTATCGCCAACGCCATTGGTGCCCTCAAAATTAA
- a CDS encoding YfhL family 4Fe-4S dicluster ferredoxin, whose protein sequence is MALMITDECINCDVCEPECPNDAISPGDEIYVIDPNLCTECVGHFDEPQCQQVCPVDCIPLDPERPESHEKLMEKYRIITAA, encoded by the coding sequence ATGGCCCTAATGATCACCGACGAATGCATTAACTGCGACGTCTGCGAACCTGAATGCCCCAATGACGCCATCTCTCCTGGTGATGAGATTTACGTTATTGATCCCAATTTATGCACAGAATGTGTAGGGCACTTTGATGAGCCCCAGTGCCAACAAGTGTGTCCAGTGGACTGTATTCCTCTCGACCCAGAGCGTCCCGAAAGCCACGAGAAGCTCATGGAGAAATACCGCATTATTACTGCGGCCTAG
- the coaD gene encoding pantetheine-phosphate adenylyltransferase encodes MSDQRVNIAVYPGTFDPITNGHFDLIERGARMFDKVVIAVAASPGKRPSLELETRIALAKTVCASLPNVEVIGFSTLLTTMMHEQGATIILRGLRAVSDFEYELQLANMNRAQNPELESVFLTPAVENSYISSTIVREIAKLGGDISPLVHPQVAEALRKHYTI; translated from the coding sequence ATGAGCGATCAACGTGTAAACATTGCTGTTTACCCTGGCACTTTTGACCCTATCACCAACGGCCACTTTGACCTTATTGAGCGCGGTGCGCGGATGTTCGATAAGGTAGTTATTGCGGTCGCAGCCAGCCCCGGCAAGCGGCCTAGCCTTGAGCTAGAAACTCGCATCGCGCTGGCCAAAACAGTGTGTGCTTCGCTACCTAACGTAGAGGTCATCGGCTTTTCAACACTGTTGACTACCATGATGCATGAACAGGGAGCCACCATTATTCTACGTGGCCTACGGGCTGTCTCGGATTTCGAATACGAACTACAGCTAGCCAATATGAATCGTGCGCAAAACCCTGAACTTGAGAGCGTATTTCTCACCCCAGCGGTGGAAAACTCCTATATTTCGTCCACTATTGTGCGTGAAATCGCCAAGCTGGGCGGCGATATTTCACCGCTTGTTCATCCGCAGGTCGCAGAGGCACTGCGTAAGCACTACACTATCTAG
- a CDS encoding beta-ketoacyl synthase, with product MGGINPAGRTSGHQAFRRTVLDALPADQQRQTLASLAALMRLAEHYDNGGHDSAGQAIAPAAQTLRDHVLNHTLIRRNEDPRFLAPGLPANRRAEMTLTEPMRFTLRRRQLPEQLPEGWQVEDLDAKEVAVTVPAGNFSALLPDALEPKVRAAAQLPSGFDPASLYRSVHHPRGLSMAIFAASDCLGASGLAWESIRQRLDPDHIAVYAGNSIGQLDEQGWGGLLKSLVSGQRATSKQMPLGYGQMPADFLNAYVLGSVGSTGAALGACASFLYNLRLGIDDIRAGRCRVVMVGTADAPITPEIIEGFRAMGALADDASLKALDSLELLTNADYQRACRPFARNCGFTMAEASQFVLLMDDALALELGADILGAVPDVFVNADGFKRSISAPGIGNYITLGKAAALVKDMLGEKALKERTFLHAHGTSTPKNRTTESHVFDEIARANGIENWPVVAIKAFIGHSQGSAAGDQLVSALGSFAHGLLPGIPTLDAVADDVFAKRLRFSTTPVAFDADAAFINAKGFGGNNATGVVLSPQVTERLLIKRHGSAAINAWKTRREAVRANAEAYLESADRGHYAPRYQFGEAVLEGPELEIHADRIHIPGYEHAVSLTADNPFGQLDEQETPK from the coding sequence ATGGGCGGCATCAATCCCGCCGGCAGAACCTCGGGCCATCAGGCCTTCCGCCGCACCGTGCTTGATGCTCTTCCAGCTGACCAACAGCGCCAAACACTGGCAAGCTTGGCAGCGCTAATGCGCCTTGCCGAGCATTACGATAACGGCGGGCATGATAGTGCTGGCCAGGCCATTGCCCCTGCCGCTCAAACCCTGCGCGATCATGTGCTTAATCACACATTGATTCGGCGCAACGAAGACCCGCGCTTTCTCGCTCCCGGCTTGCCAGCCAACCGACGGGCAGAAATGACGCTAACCGAGCCGATGCGCTTTACCTTGCGCCGCCGCCAGCTTCCCGAACAGTTACCTGAAGGATGGCAGGTAGAGGACCTTGATGCGAAGGAAGTCGCTGTCACCGTGCCTGCGGGAAACTTTAGTGCCCTACTGCCTGACGCCTTAGAACCAAAGGTGCGTGCGGCTGCCCAACTGCCCAGTGGCTTCGACCCCGCCAGCCTTTACCGCAGCGTGCATCATCCACGCGGGCTGTCTATGGCAATATTTGCTGCTAGTGACTGCCTAGGTGCTAGCGGGCTCGCTTGGGAATCGATTCGCCAACGGCTAGACCCTGACCATATTGCGGTATACGCGGGCAACTCCATCGGCCAGTTGGATGAGCAAGGATGGGGGGGGTTGCTCAAGAGCTTGGTTAGCGGTCAGCGCGCTACCTCTAAGCAAATGCCGCTAGGCTATGGGCAAATGCCTGCCGACTTCCTCAATGCCTATGTATTAGGCAGCGTGGGTAGTACTGGTGCAGCCTTAGGTGCCTGCGCCAGCTTTTTATATAATCTGCGCCTGGGTATTGATGACATCCGTGCCGGACGATGCCGGGTCGTTATGGTAGGCACCGCCGATGCGCCAATCACCCCCGAAATCATCGAAGGCTTTCGTGCCATGGGCGCATTGGCCGATGATGCCAGTCTGAAAGCACTGGATTCTTTAGAGCTGCTTACCAACGCCGACTACCAGCGCGCATGTCGCCCATTCGCGCGTAACTGTGGCTTCACCATGGCGGAAGCGAGCCAGTTCGTGCTGTTAATGGACGATGCGTTAGCGCTTGAATTAGGGGCGGATATTTTAGGTGCGGTGCCCGATGTATTCGTTAACGCCGACGGTTTTAAGCGCTCTATTTCCGCCCCCGGCATTGGCAACTACATCACCTTAGGTAAAGCCGCCGCTTTAGTAAAAGATATGCTGGGCGAAAAAGCGCTCAAAGAGCGTACCTTCCTGCATGCCCATGGCACCAGCACCCCTAAAAACCGTACTACCGAATCCCATGTTTTCGATGAAATTGCCCGCGCAAATGGTATCGAGAACTGGCCAGTGGTCGCCATTAAAGCATTTATCGGCCACTCCCAAGGGTCTGCAGCAGGCGACCAACTGGTAAGTGCACTGGGTAGCTTTGCCCATGGGCTGCTGCCCGGCATTCCCACCTTGGATGCAGTCGCGGATGATGTATTCGCTAAGCGGCTTCGCTTTTCTACCACCCCAGTGGCGTTTGACGCCGATGCCGCTTTTATTAATGCCAAAGGGTTTGGCGGCAATAATGCCACCGGCGTAGTGCTCTCTCCCCAGGTCACCGAGCGCTTGCTCATCAAACGTCATGGTAGTGCAGCTATCAACGCTTGGAAAACACGCCGAGAAGCTGTTCGAGCAAATGCTGAGGCTTATTTAGAAAGTGCTGACCGTGGGCACTATGCGCCTCGCTATCAGTTCGGTGAGGCGGTACTCGAAGGCCCAGAGCTTGAGATTCATGCCGACCGTATTCATATTCCAGGTTATGAACACGCCGTTTCGCTCACGGCGGACAACCCTTTCGGTCAGCTTGACGAACAGGAGACACCAAAATGA